A window of uncultured Methanoregula sp. genomic DNA:
TAATACAAAAAAAAGTGAGATTACCGTTTATACAAGGAAAAAGGAAAAACCAAATGGTGCCTGGTCCGCGGATTCCCGATGGGGAGATAAGAATGATCCGAAATCGTGGTATCGCATCCAGATAAAAAATTATTTATCTCACAAATAATTTTGTAAATGACATATCTCCTTAAAACTCTTTTTATTCTTCCTAAAATCTTCGCAAGGTTTTAATCCTCACTTCCTCTGACATACACGAATTCCCAATTATATAAATGTCAGGGATCGAGCATCGAAAAACTGCTCAATAGGATCTCTGGTTTTCTTGATAGAAGCATGATTTTTTCGGATGAATTATTGTCTCATTTTTTAGTTTTGCTTCCATTAAATTACTACGGTGGGAATGAATCCTTGAGATTTACGACCCCCACCCCCGCCCCCATTCTCCCACTGGAAATCGCTCCACGAATCCCATTCCGGAGCCCCCGACCCACCGAATTTTTCCACACGGAAAACTCTTCGGAGTCGCATCCGCTCCAACCCCCATATCAGAAAATTTCTCGCCATCTCTCATCATTCCATTTCGACCCGATCTCGCGTTTCAATCAAACCGTGGTTGAAGAAAATTCACCCCGACCACGATTCTGGTTGAAAACTGGATCTGGATTCGCCAGTTTTTCCAAATAATGAGGACATGTTCATGGGAGCGACCGTGCTGCTGATTACTTATATGTCGCGTATTTCACAATGTACCCCTTTTTCCGGAAAGTCTTACGAGAAAACGGTACAGAAAAAAGATCCCGGAAATGACCCTCAATGTGCCCCCCGTGCCCCCACATTCACAACCTCTGTTTTACCTGGGAGTCACTCTGTGGTTGACCTCCCCATCCCCCCATGCCCAAATACGCCCGTAAAGGGCTCCGTTTCCGTTTTTTGAATTCCTGACTCTCATTGTGGACAGCAATTTGGCCCCGGATTCTGTTCGTGTGGAAAAATCGCCTGTAAAATGGGTATTTTGCCGAAAATCGGCTGAAATGCACCTCGTAGAATGGCCCTAAACGGTGGTCCGGCAGCCTCTTTTCCGGTGCTCTGCCATAGGGTGGTTTTTACTAAGAAACGCGAAAAGAACGCGAATACGGGGGCCGGATTTTCCGGAGTAAATTTTTGCTTACTTCTCTTGTTTCTGTTCCAGGTAAAAATCGATCAGCCGGTTGAGGATAGTATCATAGCTCTCTGATTTTTTCCCAAGATCAGCTAACCTGTCCCGCGTTTCCGTCTGGATCTTGATCGTAGTCAGAGACATCTCATTCTTTTATGCCGGATTAAACCAAGTATGTAATCTTCATACCTTTGGATAAATTTATGCTTTATGGATACCTACTTAGATCGGATGTGATACAGGAAATGAACCATGCCAGAAAACCCCGGACCAAAAATCCCCCTGCTCGACCCCGAGACCGACACCTGCCTCTTCCGCTCGCTGCGCTACGATCTTGAAACCGGCATGCTCCGGGATCACGACGCTGACCTGTACGCGAAAGAATGCGATGACGGGACGGTCATCTTCTGGTTCCGGCACTGGACCTGGAACCGGAACGAGACCGCTATCTGCCAGATCACCTCACGGGACGAGGCGGCCCGGTTTATCCGTGAGCAGTTCACGAAACCCGGTCTCTTCACCGGCTGGAATCACGTGGGGCTGGCCCGGTTTCTGCCGGAGGTGTACGGGAAGGGGTGATTGGGATACCCCGGTGGATGTGATGCGACGATAATCGCCATCATAATTTCCCACTCTTGAAAAATGAGTTATTCCTCGTCGTCCCCCTCGAACTTGTCGTTGTTGGGGTTCAACTGGTCCGCATGATTGTCCATCGCTGCATGATATGCATCGTTGTTCGGGTTCATCGAATTGGACCGGTCATCGTTTGAGCTGTGGCCGTGGCCTCCGCCTCCTTTTCCCATTGGTGTGTCACCTCCTTTGTGGTTGTGAATGAAGATTGGTGGGATGGAGGATATCTTACTGCTTCGAAATCGTTTCCCAATTTGTCAAGTATTCATTTTTCCGGTTGCTTTCGTTTTTGCATCTGAAAAAATTTTAGGGCAAATTTTCCATCCTCTGTAATAAAATATGTTTTTTCCTTTTTACTCGTGGGATGGTTCGATTCTGTTATCAGCCCGTCTTCGATCAGTTCTGACAGATTTTTCGTAAGGGTCCCTCTTGAATAAATCCGTTTGGTTGTTTTGTCTCCCGTATTCCTAACCGGGTGATATCGTTTTTTCATTTCCTGGAAAAGATTTCTGCCGGCAATTCCGCCATCTTTTTCCTTTTCGATTATGGAAGAAAAAAAGCAATCCAGGATATGTCCGAGGTTTTCATTGCGGGAAATATCCCGTGGGTGCATTTTTGGAATGAATAACCGCTGGATCGTATCATCAGTTGGGGTATGGTACACTTTTCCACCGACCCAGATAGACATTAAAAATAATCCATTTGAGAGTGGTTTTGTTCCCCCTGAAATATTGAATGAATATTCCGCCGCGGGAAATTTATCGTATATCTGGAGTACCGTATCCCTGACGGATTCGATCGATATGGAGTCCATTCGAACCGTTTCAAAAATTATTTTCATTCGTTCGGATGTTTCTTTCACTTCACGGATTGCCTCCTGAATACTCAGTTTGATATTTTTCCTCACTTCGTTATCAGTTTTTGAGATTGTACAGATATCTTTTTCGACGACAACAAATATCCGGGAAATGTGCCCTTCTTCTTTGATCGCCAGGTGAACGGTCTTCCCGATGTTTGCCCCGGAAGCAATAATGTGGATACGCTCTTTATCGTCCATGATTATCATCTGAAGGTTTTCGTTTAAATTTTGTTGCTATCTTTGGAAACGATTGCAAATTTCATTCATATCCATCATCAAAATAATATCATCAGCATGTCCTCCGCTGGTATCATCAAATCCGTCAACTGGCATCTGATCTCATCCTGTAACTACCGATGCAGATTTTGTTTCGCACGGAATCTTGGAGAAGTTCCAGTCTCTTTCAATGAGGGTGTTGAGATTATTCGAAAACTGGTTGATCTTGGTATGGACAAAATCAATTTTGCTGGAGGCGAGCCTCTGCTTCACCCGCGTCTCCACGATTATTGCACCGTAGCAAAGGATCACGGGATGACAGTATCCGTTACAACGAATGGCTCATTTCTTGATGGGAATCAGATTGCGAGAATGAGTGAAGTTGTGGATTGGATTGCGCTATCCATCGATTCTGGCAGCGATGAGATTGAGGCCCGGCTTGGCAGGGGGTGCGGGAATCATGTTGCGAATTGTACAAAGGTCGCACGAATTATTCGTGAAGCCGGAATCCGGTTGAAGATGAACACAACGATTACAGCCCAGACGTACAGCGAGAATATGATTCCTCTGGTCAAATCGATAAAACCAGATCGCTGGAAAGTCCTCCAGATGTTGCATATCCGAGGGGAAAATGATGATGCCGCGGCGGATCTGGCAATTACTTCGGATCAATTCAATCATTTCGTTGAAAACCATCGACAGGTGTGTCTTGACAGTGGGGGATTTCCGGTGTTTGAATCATGTGATGCAATTGAAAATTCATATTTTATGATTACTCCTTCTGGGAATGTGAAGATAGATGCCGGGAACATCATTACGAAATTTTCTATAGCAGAGGTGATCTCTCTGGGTGTGGAATACTTCGTAAGTCCGGTTAAATATCGCGAAAGAGGTGGAATTTACGAATGGGTAAAATGCATCAAGAATTATTAGAAAACATTCTTCGGAGATAAAACATATTCAATTCTGTACTAAATAATCAATTTTAAGGAATATAAATACCGATACGACGGATTGAAGTAAAAAGTTGGAGGATACATGAAATTTGAAAAGCATATTCTTGAATCATTTTTATGGGAAACTCATGATATCGATCGGGGCGTATCCATTCGTAATGCAATTAAACAGAATAACAAACAAGAAAATATTGAACTTTGTCACCGTCTGGATCTTCATAATCTTTTCCTTTTCCGTCGTGTTCACGATCCGGGCTTTTACCTTCATGTAACGCAGGAATTAGAGAAAAATCCGAAACTTCTCAACGAAACGGTAAGATATATTCGAAGATTATTGGATCAACACGTGTTTAATGAGGATTTTTTACAATTTTCCAAACCTCAAAAAGCACAAGATAAAAACCCGTTCCGGAATGGTCTTGCTCATGGAATGCATTTTGCCTCTACTGCAAAGGATTTAGCTGCCGCCAATACTGTAGAACGTCAGAAGTCTCAGGAGTACTTTGAAAAAAGATTGCAGTATGCCCTTGAGCATGATCTTACGGATGAATACATTGTAATCTCGCAACTTCGAAAAGACTATGATACTGGGAATTTTTTTGGATTCGAACTATTCACGGAAAATGTGAAACATTCAGAATTTGCTGACCGAATGAAATGGTTCTCTGAAGGAATGTCTTTCTTTTATAGGAACATCTGTTGGCCTGAAAGATACGTTTTCTATACCCAAACAATATCCGGAAAAAATGATGCCCCTCAAAAACCGAAGTTATATGATACTCCGTTATTTCATTTCTTATCTTGTGGTAGAGATTCCATAGAATTCTTCTTAAAAGAATTTGCTCTCCCCTCGCCATATACATTAGAAGATGTTTCTGAAGTTGATCTCATTCGATATAGTATATTTTCAAATGCTGCATTGTCAATTGCATCGGAATTATGGTTTGCTTCACTTCCCGATGATGAAAAAATATCCAAGTTAAATTCAACCTATCCATTCACTATCCTAGAAAAGGATTTCATTGATTTAGATAATTCATTAATGTCAATTTATGGCAACTTACTCTTTGCTCAAAACTATTTTGATGAAGCGAAAATTATCTATTCACTTGGACTGGAAAAAGCGATAACTGTTGAAGAAAAGTATCACTTTATTTCAAATCTTGCGACAGCAGAACGTGAACTTGGTGATTATGAAAACGCACTGAAAAATTACTCAAAAGCATATGAATTGACGTTCCAGATTAAGTTAACAGGGAAGTTAAAAACAAAAAAAATCCCGAAGAATCGATTTAAACTATCCAATACAAAAAATATCCGTCACCGACAACTGATAGAACTTTTAAATGTGACCGAGATACGTTTCCGACTTGGTCAAAATAAAATTGCACAAAAAAATCTTGACACGGTTATTTTTGAAATGAGGAAACTCCAGGTTGGTGAACGAGCCCAATTAATATCAAAAATCGCGATAATGAGTCGTCGTTTAGGTAATTATCAACAAGAATTCGACTTCTTAAAAATGTTAAGATCGATAGATGATGATTCGTTTGAACTCGCCAATCAAGAGAAATTAGAAAACCGTTGGGCACTATTGACGTTTCCATATCGTGAATCTAGGGAGTTTTTCGATAGAATTCTTGGGTTATATGGTCCTGACTATGCGGAAAAAACATTACGAGATATGTTGGGAAGCGCTGAAGCAATAAGATGTTTCGATGTCATCTCAAAGCACGAGAAGGCTGAAACATGGATGGACAGAGCTTCTGCCGCATTGAATTCATTCCAATTTGAATCAGCTTTGAAATGGATCGAAAAAGCGATAGAAAATGACCGCCATCCGCATCTTCTATCAGAATATGCATACTATTTACATTTAAATCAAAAAAATGCTGAAGCAGTTAAAATTCTGAATGATGCGTTTGGGTTAACTCAAGACCTCAATCTTAAAGTAAAAATCAAGACCTTCTCCTGTGTTTTTCAATTAGCATTAAATGATGTTGATGCATCTCTCGAACACGCACGGGAAATTATTGAACTCTTGTATTCCTCCGAGGTAAACACTGAACAACGGAATGAAATTCTATTCAAATTCCTTCACCAAGTAAGTGAGGAGCTGGTACTAAAAAATGATCGTGTCCGGTTACTTCAGGTAATGGAAAAAATTGAGGAAATGCTCAATAAATACAATGATTCTCTCTCAACGGCTGACCTAATTTCATCATCATTGCTTTCTGCGTGGGCGTCTGATGAAGCACATCATTTTTTTGACAGGGTATTGATTAATGGCAATCTATCCAGAAAAGATATCGCGTCTGCATTCTTTGGAAAAGGAAAATTGTTTGCAACATATGGAGACCATGTCGAAGCGGTGAAATCATTTCAGGAAGCGCTGAAAATAATCCCGGAAAGAGATATTGGCGACAGCAAATTATTCGTTTCATCTCTGTACGCAGAACTTGCAATATCCTATTCTGTTTTAATGGATATGACGAACGCAGGAAAAATGATTCAAATCGCCTGTGACATCGATCCAACCAATAAATATTATTCAGAAATCAAAAGGAAAATTGATGCGTTTCTTTTCAACTATCTGTCATACGAGAGTGTCACTGATGAAGATGTAAAAACAGTTTTCAGATCCGCTGAAACGCGGGTTTTGGATCTTTACAATAAAATTGACGCTTCAACAGGATTCGATTTCGGACCTGAAATCGGACTTTATGCTAAAGGTATTGAAATGTTGTTGGATGTCAAGGTTGTCCCTCTCGTGAAAAAGGTCATTGTTAAAAAATACAATATCCTTCAATCCCAAGACCTCTGGAAATCACCCTTCGATAAAATTCCTTTTAAAAATGTGTTCGATCCGAACAAAGCAGAACCCGAATCGATTGCTCTTGGACAGTGGGCTAAAATAAGATTTTTCAAAGAGAAATCTCAAATTAACAAGGACATCTATGATCTGTGTATAGAATCATATGGTGAAAATTTTGAAAAAATTGTTCTCTTAGCATGTGAAAAAATCTACAAAGAAAGGAACGAATCGTCTCACAATAAAATCAAAACGAAGCAAGATGTTCTCGATAAACGGAAAGAAATTATTGAACCAATCAATAATTTGATTGATTTGTTTTATACGAAGAAAAAACCCTCATAATATTATCAATTTTTAGAACAAGATTTTGGATGGCAAATCGACCCCCCACTCTCCTCACTTCACCCGTGCCGCTATCTCTCGGTCCAGGTTGCTCAGGGCATCATGAAACGAATGTTCCCATTGCGAGAATTTCCGAACACACTCATCCAGTTTTTTGATCTTCGCTTCCGATTCAAGCCGGAAAACCGGGTACGACGTACTCTTCCCCGTGAGTTTTTTCCAGGAAAACAAGCCATAGCTTTCAGACATAATCGTTTCATATTCCCGCTTGAGCCAGTCGGTCTCAGAAGAAATTTCCCGGAATTTTTGTTGCACCACACCATCGTCCCTCAACCGATCGGTTGCAGTAATTTTCCGTTGATACTTCCTGACCTTTTCATGATAGGTTTCATCACGGATAATGTTCTGATAAAAATCCCTTAACCGGAACAACGCAGGAGTGGCCTGGGATTTCAATTCTTGCTTCCGCTGAAAGATCACGGCGCTTTCCTCCAGATAGTTCCGGTAGTTTCCTTTCAGGACTTCCCGCACCCAGACTGCAAGCGGAATTTCCGGATTATTGGAGGTGAAGAGCGTCTGCTTTTTTGCACGGAGCCCGACCGTCCGGATATTCTTTGCAATGAAAAGGTGGTTCTCGGTCCCGGTGAAAAAGAATGAGCGATCGATATACGGAACTGGTTCTTTGCGCCGGTCATCATCAGGGTAAACAAGGCGGTCATACCATGATGCGAATTCTTTTACCCGGTCAAGGTAGTTGTCCAGAAGCCAGTATGATTCAATCCCTTCATCCAGGTATTTCTTATCGCGGGACAGCAGGTCTGATGAAGGGATGGGACTGAGCTGGATTTCAAAAACGATCTTCCTTCCATCCTTCTGTGCATACACATCGGAAATCCATGTTCTATCTGCTGAAGGGAATTCTACCGAGGTCTCCCATTGCTCGGCCTGGCAAATCCTGTAGATGAGATACTTGATCTCCAGGTGTTCCTTTGATTCGTTATCATGGGGACATCCGGTATCGACAGCATGATAGAAATGCTGAGTTCCTTTTCTTGTCCGCAAATGCCCCGGGGCACCACAGCAGCACATCCTGACCGGGAGCCCTTTTTTATGCCGAATCTTCAGCTCTGCCCATTTTTCTTTTGAGAGATCAGGACCGATTATTGTTTCCCCGTCAATAATCGCTTTCAAGGGCATGTGATCCAGATTTGTTTTCCCTGTTATAACGATATTTTCTTGTGTCTCCTCACCCCCCATTCCCCCCATGCCCAAATACGCCCGTACAGGGCTCCGTTTCCATTTTTTGAATTCCGGACTCTCATTGTGGACAGCAATTCGGGCCCGGATTCTGTTCGCGTGGAAAAATCGCTTGTAAAATGGGTATTTTGCCGAAAATCGGCTGGAATGCACCTCGTAGAATGGCCCTTATCGGTGGTCCGGCAGCCTCTTTTCCGGTGCTCTGCCATAGGTGGTTTTTACTAAGAAACGCGAAAAGAACACGAATATGGGGGCCGGATTTTCCGGACCCCTAAAAACAGTTACCAATTCGGATTACGTGACATTGTACCATATTGTTCGTCGATTATCATGTAGGATTGATTATGGTATTCAATGAGAGTGCCACGATTGCATTCGAATATATTTTTTCCTTTACAGATTTCTTTGACTAACGCATCATACCGACTGATATTACCTTCGAAGTCGGCAATGTTTCTCCAGCCCTGGCGCCATGCCGTTGGGTCGTTATTCGTTCCATGCATATACTTCTCAAATTCCGGGTACATCTGCAATTGTTCAGACGAGACAGGAGTACTGTTAATGTATCTGATGATACTTACGTTCGCTTCCTGAATTTCAAATGATGCATCGATCGTCAGCGGGACAGCAGGTGTTGTATTCACGGTTATTGTGCCCTTCGGCTTCTGATCTACGAATTGAAGAAAAGATCCCGACATAACGTAATAAAAAAGAATACCCAAAAAAATGATTGCGCAGACAATTACAATGATCCTGGCATTTCCTACGGGTAATTTCATATGGTGAACCCCCTTTAGTGTTTCTCAACAATTTTTTTCATCGGACATGCATAATAGAATACCATCCGGTTTTCGTTCGTGATGACTTTTCCGTTATCCCACAAAGAAAAAAAGCGTCTGATATTATTCCTGGCCGATGACTATCTGATAATATGTCCCATTCCACCAAACATACCGGGTAATCGAACGGTTACTACTATATTTATTCCGGAAATCTTCGATCTGCAGACGGTTACGATATTGTTCACGATTAAATATTATGTGGTGACCCCCGTTTGGATTGTTTACAAGTTCCTTGAGAATGGGATATCGGACAAAATCTGGATCGCTTAACGTGACAATTTCTGAATTATTTGTATTGAATGTTTTACCTTCTGGAGTTAGATCCGTTTCTTTGAAAGGAAAGGCGTCAGCAAAGCTCTGATGGGATAAAAAAATGCTTGCGTACGCCATAAACCCAAAAACCGAAACCACACAAATAATCGCGATGGCCATTATGACGAGGACTGCATTTTTTCCTGCACGAAGTAGTTTTCCCATAATTTATCCAAAAAATTATGAATTTCTATATGTTGCAACTGTCGCTTTTTCATTGCTGGTGCTTAAAGCATTATCATGTGTGCTATCCCCGTGATAATTATCAGATGAGAATTCATTCACATTGATATATTCAGAGAAATAGCTATACATAACTGCTGTGGCAGGGGATTCCACCATTCATATGCCCGGTTTGTTCCGGTTGAATCTTCATGGTTTGCATTGGAGAACGCGGTCATCACCCGGCAAGAAGAGTGCCTGTTGTGTTGTACCAGCCAACTGCATTTCCTGATACTGTGACAGAGGCGCTATCCTGGTACCCATCACTTTTTGGGGGCCCTGATGTATGGATCATACGTTCGCCATCGAAAGACACCGAGATTATTGTCCGTGAGGAGGGAGCGGTTTCGAATATCGCGTACATTGTTGATCCATAGACCAAACAGGCTGAAGGGGTTTTTCTCATTGAAATCCGCTGGAATTTTTTATCCGTACACCCGGAAGGTTCAGGAGAAAATTTTGGTAACAACACCGGTTCATGATCCAGGGGATATGAATAATTGATCGGATTCGCGGTAAAAAAACTCTGGTATAATAAGACCGGGTCCTGCGGAAACCCGCCATCCGGCTTTTCGATGGAGTCAGCAGTAATTTTTATCATTGTACCGTTTTCTGTTTCCACTACGGATTGGGAATAGTTCGTGATGTAGGGGTGCGAACTCCCGATGAGATCGCCGTTCGTGATATTCCGGGAAATCCCGGATGGGAGTGGCATCATCAGGGTGACGTTATGCAACGGAGTGTTGGGATCAATCTCAATCTGGTAGACGTAATTATTGGTTTCATATGCATAATTCATCATACTGACTGACATAAAGAGCAAAAAACCGAGAAGTACAATGGCAGACAGTAACACGCCGGCAAACGGTTTCCTTTCAAACACCGTATAGATACTTTTTTTGTCTGTTCCGGCAGGTTTTCCGGATTGGATCAGGAGCGTTGTACCAAATAGAACGAGGGATAACAACAGGATAAGCCAATAGATCGCCGGAGGAAACCGGCCGTTGTAATACAGGACGTTGAGATATCCATTGATAAAAAAGACCATCCCGTATACGAGCGCGATAAACGCATACCCTTTTGATTTTTTATAAAGACAGAATAGTACAATGGCTGTGGCAAGGAAGAGCCCTACAGCATACACCAGGGCAGGCACTCCGGCAATCTTCTGCCCAAGAAAAAAAGCTTCAGGATTGATAAAAAGGATGACGAATGGCGAAAGGATATTGGTTATCAACAAACCAATCAGAGAATACCGGGAAATATCACCAATGAATTCAATCCTGGAATGGTCTGCCTGGTGCATAATACATCACAACTCATATATTTTGTAATTATAAAACACCCTTTTTTCAGCATCACGTGTTTCAGCTCTTCTTTACGGATATTTACGGTATCTGTCGGGTCATCATCCCGGACCGGTACCGCTGCTCTCCTTACCTGACTACTCCTGAAATTATCTTACCCAAGTGTCGTAAAATTCACGGAAATGGCTATTGAGAATCATCCCATCAGAAAAAAGCGTCTGATATTATTCCTGGCCGATGACTATCTGATAGTATGTCCCATTCCATTGAACATACCGGGTAATCGAACGATTGCTGCTATATTTATTCCGGAACTCTTCGATCTGCGGACGGTTACGATATTGTTCACGATTAAATATTATATGGTGACCCCCGTTTGGGTTGTTTACAAGTTCCTTGAGAATGGGATATCGGACAAAATCAGGATCGCTTAAAGAGACAATTTCTGAATTATTTGTATCGAATGTTTTTCCTTCTGAAGTTAGATCCGTTTCTTTGAAAGGAAATGCGTCAGCAAAACTCTGATGGGATAAAAACATGCTTGCGTACGCCATAAATCCAAAAACCGATACCACACAAACAATCACGATGGCCATTATGACGAGGACTACAATTTTTCCTGCACGAAGTAGTTTTCCCATAATTTCTCCAAAAAACTATGAGTTTTTATATGATGCAACTGTCGCTTTTGCATTGCTGATGCTTAAAGCATTATCATGTGTGCTATCCCCGTGATAATTATCAGATGAGAATTCATTCACATTGGTATGTTCAGAGAAATTGCTGTACATAACGATAAGCTGTGGCAGGGGATTCCACCATTCACATGCCCGGTTTGATCCTGGTGAACAACTTCTTGCAGGACTTCTTGAACTTCTCATCCCAGACGAGCTCAATCATTCAGATCAGCCAGAAGATCCTTTGCCGTCCCGCTTCGGCTCACCTTTTTCCGCAGGTTGGCTTTCGCCTGTCTGGCCCGGCTGACGATTGCAGTGCGTTTGGCATCGAGAAGCCTGCGGTGGATGATCTCCTGGAGGTACTGCTGGTCTTCGATATCGAGCTTATCCACGTATTCAAGAACGGTATTGATGGATACTGCGTCGGTTCCCATAGAATGCCCCTGTACCATAATTGTTGTTACCCTGCAAAGGCATTTTGATGGTAGACGGGTTTTGAGTATTGTGTCCGGTAGCGATGACGTGAGTGTGGCCCCTGTACTCCGAAAGGTAGCGCAGCGAGATCTTTTAAGGATAGTTCTTGTAGCCGCACGTTGGCATTTTACTCTTTTTTTATGACCGGTAGTGCGTCTTTGCTTATACATGAAAGTATATCTCCCACGGGGTGTTGTGGCACGAAGGTACCCGCGGCGGAGTGTGGTAATTGACAAAAAAGACTGGAACTTATTTAACAATAATTGTCAAATTGAATGTCCGTTCCGTACTAATATTCTCAGTTCCCGAAAAACGAAGAATTGCTTTTATTGATTGCACACCCGTTTCTTTTGTTGTGACATTCCACTCATGAATTCCATATTCAATTAATGATATCGGGGGCGTCCCTTTCTCATCGTACCAGGTGACACCTCCATCATATATCCGGAGACCTGGACTTTCGGTGATAATCCATGTATGTCCGGTTCTGCTGACGTCAGGAAGCCGGATCAGTATTGAGCTGTTGAGGCCGGCACAAATCGTTGCATTATTCTGTGTCTCGTTAATGATCAGGTTTTGTCCTGATTCAAGAGATACCGGACATTTTACTGATACCGTATCCGGTTGACCCGGTTGCTGGCCGGGCCCGAGGCAACCAGCCACCAGTATAG
This region includes:
- a CDS encoding competence protein CoiA family protein; the encoded protein is MPLKAIIDGETIIGPDLSKEKWAELKIRHKKGLPVRMCCCGAPGHLRTRKGTQHFYHAVDTGCPHDNESKEHLEIKYLIYRICQAEQWETSVEFPSADRTWISDVYAQKDGRKIVFEIQLSPIPSSDLLSRDKKYLDEGIESYWLLDNYLDRVKEFASWYDRLVYPDDDRRKEPVPYIDRSFFFTGTENHLFIAKNIRTVGLRAKKQTLFTSNNPEIPLAVWVREVLKGNYRNYLEESAVIFQRKQELKSQATPALFRLRDFYQNIIRDETYHEKVRKYQRKITATDRLRDDGVVQQKFREISSETDWLKREYETIMSESYGLFSWKKLTGKSTSYPVFRLESEAKIKKLDECVRKFSQWEHSFHDALSNLDREIAARVK
- a CDS encoding protease inhibitor I42 family protein; the protein is MRPFYKKTGFILLGVIFFLAILVAGCLGPGQQPGQPDTVSVKCPVSLESGQNLIINETQNNATICAGLNSSILIRLPDVSRTGHTWIITESPGLRIYDGGVTWYDEKGTPPISLIEYGIHEWNVTTKETGVQSIKAILRFSGTENISTERTFNLTIIVK
- a CDS encoding viperin family antiviral radical SAM protein; translated protein: MSSAGIIKSVNWHLISSCNYRCRFCFARNLGEVPVSFNEGVEIIRKLVDLGMDKINFAGGEPLLHPRLHDYCTVAKDHGMTVSVTTNGSFLDGNQIARMSEVVDWIALSIDSGSDEIEARLGRGCGNHVANCTKVARIIREAGIRLKMNTTITAQTYSENMIPLVKSIKPDRWKVLQMLHIRGENDDAAADLAITSDQFNHFVENHRQVCLDSGGFPVFESCDAIENSYFMITPSGNVKIDAGNIITKFSIAEVISLGVEYFVSPVKYRERGGIYEWVKCIKNY